Proteins encoded in a region of the Flammeovirga yaeyamensis genome:
- a CDS encoding DUF2490 domain-containing protein: MPTFKKYILNLILLLNFISFSVDAQEKHPVKKDVVNQQLWMDLYFHLQTSDRFNWLFDFGYETIFSDNYWNKIYHETSVNYHLSKTFDLKGGVAFYYHFNKEIDNRFELRPWQAVVVKFIKTDLYSLNFQLKTEQRLSWLTGVDAYNTDLRLRSKLFGSFTPFRNHRNVYLPFVAEYYYPIKDEIPEVFHNVSKIGIGVGKRFSDQLDGSFKANWQYSRSGPNDEYRVSDFAYQFQITRFF; this comes from the coding sequence ATGCCTACTTTCAAAAAATACATTTTAAACCTAATTCTACTGCTAAATTTTATTTCCTTTTCTGTTGATGCTCAAGAAAAACATCCAGTAAAAAAAGATGTGGTCAATCAGCAACTGTGGATGGATCTTTATTTTCACCTTCAAACTTCCGACCGTTTCAATTGGTTATTCGATTTTGGATATGAAACCATTTTCTCTGATAATTATTGGAATAAAATCTATCATGAAACATCAGTAAATTACCATCTAAGCAAAACGTTTGATTTAAAAGGGGGAGTAGCTTTTTATTATCATTTCAACAAAGAAATTGATAACCGATTTGAGCTTAGACCTTGGCAAGCAGTCGTGGTCAAATTCATAAAAACAGATCTATATTCTTTAAATTTTCAATTAAAGACTGAACAGCGTTTATCGTGGCTAACAGGAGTGGATGCCTATAACACAGATCTTCGGTTAAGATCAAAGTTATTTGGATCATTCACACCCTTTCGTAACCATAGAAATGTTTACCTTCCGTTTGTAGCAGAATATTATTACCCCATAAAAGACGAAATACCAGAAGTATTTCATAACGTATCCAAAATAGGTATTGGAGTCGGAAAACGATTTTCTGATCAACTTGATGGATCATTCAAAGCCAATTGGCAATATTCAAGATCGGGTCCGAATGATGAGTATAGGGTGTCGGATTTTGCATATCAGTTTCAAATCACGAGGTTTTTTTAG